The proteins below are encoded in one region of Paraburkholderia aromaticivorans:
- a CDS encoding class II aldolase/adducin family protein produces MTTLDIQAPSAPKAHAMHPDEWHARVQLAACYRIFDMLGWTEMIYNHITLRVPASVSGGERQFLINPFGLHYSEVTASNLVKIDAQGRVLDHSPYPVNPAGFVVHAAIHEGLPDAHCVMHTHTTAGVAVACLEDGLQQTNFYSAQLHDRIAYHDFEGITVHADEGPRLLEHIGNRQAVILRNHGLLAWGHTLPQTFAVLWTLNRACEIQMATFAMGRARPVPEDVAIRCSRDALQFDPRHGAGQDVFDALVRRVDRIDASYKD; encoded by the coding sequence ATGACCACCCTCGATATACAAGCGCCGAGCGCGCCGAAGGCCCACGCGATGCATCCGGATGAATGGCATGCGCGCGTGCAGCTTGCAGCGTGCTACCGGATCTTCGACATGCTCGGCTGGACCGAGATGATCTACAACCACATCACGCTGCGCGTTCCCGCCAGCGTGAGCGGCGGCGAGCGGCAGTTCCTGATCAATCCGTTCGGGCTGCACTACAGCGAAGTGACCGCGAGCAACCTCGTGAAGATCGACGCACAGGGACGCGTGCTCGATCACTCGCCGTATCCGGTGAATCCGGCCGGCTTCGTCGTGCATGCGGCGATTCATGAAGGCTTGCCCGACGCGCACTGCGTGATGCACACGCACACCACGGCGGGCGTCGCCGTGGCCTGTCTGGAAGACGGTCTGCAGCAGACCAACTTCTACAGCGCGCAATTGCACGACCGCATTGCGTATCACGACTTCGAGGGCATCACGGTGCACGCGGACGAAGGCCCGCGCCTGCTCGAACATATCGGCAACAGGCAGGCGGTGATCTTGCGCAACCATGGCCTGCTTGCGTGGGGCCACACCTTGCCGCAAACTTTCGCGGTCCTGTGGACGCTCAACCGCGCCTGCGAAATCCAGATGGCGACGTTTGCGATGGGCCGCGCGCGGCCGGTGCCGGAAGACGTCGCGATTCGCTGCTCGCGCGACGCGTTGCAGTTCGATCCGCGTCACGGCGCGGGCCAGGATGTGTTCGATGCGTTGGTGCGGCGAGTGGACCGCATCGATGCCAGTTACAAGGATTGA
- a CDS encoding metallophosphoesterase family protein → MIRFLHTADWQIGTQFGQFEPDEAAHLAEARFETVRRIAGEAAARNVDAVLVAGDVFDLQTVSDTVIRRLFGALQAFAGPWIMLPGNHDAALVESVWTRAQRLNCIAPNVRVVLEPGVVLLDDCRCALLCAPLTQRITYDDTTGFFDSAETPLGYHRVGLAHGSVSGILQEGIDSSNPIAPTRAASARLDYLALGDWHGHLRVDERIWYAGTHEQDRFRANDPGFMLDVTLSEPGASPVVEPVRVGQYQWHRWDETIAVPTDVDSLKARLATLGSHDVLRVTVDGTAALADAEALHVAVEEARARVRALRVDLSGLQVLPTDDDLAELGAQSGYLAKVVARLRGLQEDPQSDPQEVKRAAEALLLLARFQRELPREARSA, encoded by the coding sequence GTGATCAGGTTTCTGCACACCGCGGACTGGCAGATCGGCACGCAATTCGGCCAGTTCGAGCCGGATGAAGCGGCGCATCTTGCCGAGGCGCGCTTCGAGACCGTGCGCCGGATCGCCGGCGAAGCCGCCGCGCGCAATGTCGATGCGGTGCTCGTGGCCGGCGACGTATTCGATCTGCAAACCGTCTCCGATACGGTGATCCGCCGTCTGTTCGGTGCGCTGCAAGCCTTCGCCGGGCCGTGGATCATGCTGCCGGGCAATCACGATGCCGCGCTCGTCGAGAGCGTCTGGACGCGCGCGCAGCGCCTGAACTGCATCGCGCCGAATGTGCGCGTGGTGCTCGAACCTGGCGTGGTGCTGCTGGACGACTGCCGGTGCGCGTTGCTGTGCGCGCCGCTCACGCAACGCATCACTTACGACGACACCACCGGTTTCTTCGACAGCGCGGAGACGCCACTTGGCTATCACCGCGTCGGCCTTGCGCACGGCAGCGTGAGCGGAATTCTGCAGGAAGGCATCGACTCGTCGAATCCCATTGCGCCGACGCGTGCGGCGAGCGCGCGTCTCGACTATCTGGCGCTCGGCGACTGGCACGGGCATCTGCGTGTCGATGAGCGCATCTGGTACGCGGGCACGCACGAGCAGGACCGCTTCCGTGCTAACGATCCGGGTTTCATGCTCGACGTGACGCTGAGTGAACCGGGCGCGTCGCCGGTGGTCGAGCCGGTGCGGGTCGGTCAATATCAATGGCATCGTTGGGACGAAACCATCGCCGTGCCGACTGACGTTGATTCACTCAAGGCGCGTCTGGCCACGCTGGGCAGCCACGACGTGCTGCGCGTGACGGTCGATGGCACGGCAGCGCTGGCCGACGCCGAAGCGCTTCACGTCGCCGTGGAAGAAGCCCGCGCACGCGTGCGGGCCTTGCGCGTCGACTTGAGCGGCCTGCAAGTGCTGCCCACCGACGACGACCTCGCTGAACTTGGCGCGCAAAGCGGTTACCTCGCGAAAGTGGTGGCGCGTCTGCGTGGCTTGCAGGAGGACCCGCAGTCCGACCCGCAAGAGGTCAAGCGCGCGGCGGAGGCCTTGCTGCTTCTGGCGCGTTTTCAACGTGAACTGCCGCGCGAAGCGAGGTCCGCATGA
- a CDS encoding AI-2E family transporter: protein MKISLPPSGRPNRVYPPGTPSLHGLASVITGVVVVCGLYFGRAVLIPITLSVLLSFLLAPLVQMLRRFHMGQLPSIFIAVLFALASLLAVGALITAQLVQLAADLPQYQEAIEQKIETVQEKTVGRADSLMSRAAVALQRVAPPKPNPPRPTGRAARNAPAVPQPVEVHEPSPTPMQLAQRALSPAIAPIETTFIVLVVTIFILLQREDLRDRLISLFGSRDLHRTTTAINDAAVRLSRYFVAQLGVNLSAGGVIAIGLAIIGVPGALLFGVIAALLRFVPYIGIWIAAILAVFLAAAIQPQWTMAVYTLILFIVVDVVAGQIAEPLLYGHRSGLSPLAVVVAAIFWSWLWGPIGLVLSTPLTLCVVTLGRYADRLNFLTVLLGDQPALTPAQNFYQRLLADDPHEAIVQAERLLREMSLIDYYDKVALEGLKLARNDAMRGVLMPDQLQRINDALVDIVENLEIADGLPDRMARSEPADTASALLASASADLSERHDSHISAHPQTHREAEKTSVLCVPGRGSFDEVTTAIAVQLLGRQGLAPMMATHSGYRSARADEPNFKDAPIICIVSLDAPESPPYLRNMLRRTREWRPRATLVVGVGGAPEGGPEMGATGASHAAPTFRAMIEECQAASSLPHARHPSHVGGAD, encoded by the coding sequence ATGAAAATCTCGTTACCGCCGTCTGGGCGGCCGAACCGCGTTTACCCGCCGGGCACGCCGAGTCTGCACGGCCTCGCGTCGGTGATTACCGGCGTGGTGGTGGTGTGCGGCTTGTACTTCGGCCGCGCGGTGTTGATTCCGATCACGCTGTCGGTGTTGCTCAGCTTCCTGCTCGCCCCGCTCGTGCAGATGTTGCGGCGTTTCCATATGGGGCAATTGCCGTCGATCTTCATTGCCGTGTTGTTCGCGTTGGCCAGCTTGCTCGCCGTAGGTGCGCTGATCACCGCGCAACTCGTGCAACTCGCGGCCGACCTGCCGCAGTATCAGGAGGCGATCGAGCAGAAGATCGAAACGGTGCAGGAAAAAACCGTCGGCCGCGCCGATTCGCTGATGAGCCGCGCCGCCGTCGCTCTGCAGCGCGTGGCCCCGCCCAAACCGAACCCGCCGCGTCCCACCGGACGCGCCGCGCGCAATGCGCCCGCCGTGCCGCAGCCAGTCGAAGTGCACGAGCCGTCGCCCACGCCGATGCAACTCGCGCAACGTGCGTTGTCGCCGGCCATCGCGCCGATCGAAACGACCTTCATCGTGCTGGTCGTGACGATTTTCATCCTGCTGCAACGCGAGGATTTGCGCGACCGTTTGATCAGCCTGTTCGGCTCGCGCGATCTGCACCGCACCACCACCGCGATCAACGACGCCGCCGTGCGGCTGTCCCGCTACTTCGTCGCGCAACTGGGTGTGAATCTGAGCGCAGGTGGTGTGATCGCCATCGGGCTCGCCATCATCGGCGTGCCGGGTGCGCTGCTGTTCGGCGTGATCGCCGCGTTGCTGCGCTTCGTGCCATATATCGGCATCTGGATCGCCGCGATTCTCGCCGTGTTTCTCGCGGCCGCGATTCAGCCGCAATGGACCATGGCGGTCTATACGCTGATCCTGTTCATCGTCGTCGACGTGGTGGCCGGGCAGATCGCCGAGCCGCTGCTGTATGGCCACCGTTCCGGCCTGTCGCCGCTCGCGGTGGTGGTGGCGGCGATTTTCTGGAGCTGGCTGTGGGGGCCGATCGGCCTCGTGCTGTCGACACCGCTCACGTTGTGCGTGGTCACGCTGGGCCGCTACGCCGACCGGCTGAACTTTCTCACGGTGCTGCTGGGCGATCAGCCCGCGCTCACGCCCGCGCAGAACTTTTATCAGCGGCTGCTCGCGGACGATCCGCACGAGGCGATCGTGCAAGCGGAGCGCCTTTTGCGCGAGATGTCGCTGATCGACTACTACGACAAGGTCGCGCTCGAAGGCCTCAAGCTCGCCCGTAACGATGCAATGCGCGGCGTGCTGATGCCGGACCAGTTACAGCGTATCAACGACGCGCTGGTGGACATCGTCGAAAACCTGGAAATCGCGGATGGCTTGCCGGACCGTATGGCGCGCAGCGAACCCGCCGATACCGCGAGCGCGCTGCTCGCTTCGGCCTCGGCCGATCTTTCCGAGCGGCACGACAGCCACATCTCGGCGCACCCACAGACACACCGTGAAGCAGAAAAAACGTCCGTGCTGTGCGTACCCGGACGCGGTTCGTTCGACGAAGTCACCACCGCGATCGCCGTGCAGTTGCTCGGCCGTCAGGGTCTCGCGCCGATGATGGCGACGCACTCGGGCTACCGCAGTGCGCGCGCCGACGAACCGAATTTCAAGGACGCGCCGATCATCTGCATCGTCTCGCTCGATGCGCCCGAATCGCCGCCGTATCTGCGCAACATGCTGCGGCGCACGCGCGAATGGCGGCCGCGGGCGACGCTGGTGGTCGGCGTCGGCGGCGCGCCGGAAGGCGGCCCGGAGATGGGCGCGACCGGCGCTTCGCACGCGGCCCCCACCTTCCGCGCGATGATCGAGGAATGCCAGGCGGCGTCGAGCTTGCCGCACGCGCGCCACCCTTCGCATGTGGGCGGAGCGGACTAA
- a CDS encoding FAD-dependent oxidoreductase: MSRPFKPYPFSPRHYEGVVPPLVDGRDPVRRPVAIVGGGPVGMTLALALARQGVRSVLIEADDGVCTGSRAICISRRSLEIFKRLGVVHGFLQKGLPWTGGRSFYRDSEVFRFAMHQDDEQSLPPMINIAQYQIEQLLLDEVERHADLIEIRWQTRVTGIEQHTAEGGRANLDSADSIASATLALRTGDTAWQMHADWVVACDGGRSTIREALGLKLTGTTYEGRYVIVDIELDSARATERLAYFDPPSNPGSTVLVHKQPDNVWRIDYQLRDDEDPEAAVQPENVMPRVQSVLDSMGETGAWSPIWITVYKANALTLERYRHGPVLFAGDAAHLVPIFGVRGANSGIDDADNLGWKLACVVNGVASPRLLDSYSDERVFAARENLSYGMKSTEFMAPPSFAFDLMRRAVLSLAEHHAAVRPLINPRQTHAIAYAQSPLNEAAGDAAGAFKQGPAPGTVLPECRLQRRDKDVVVDIHLTDLLGPCFTALRFGANGNANANVDSTQDSAWQQLQSTLADHGIPFKAVTLVKNDTQNATSSNVVDHTGRLHDMLDATPGTVYLVRPDGHVLARWRDGSAAATQRAISAALTL, encoded by the coding sequence ATGAGCCGCCCCTTCAAACCCTATCCGTTTTCGCCTCGTCACTATGAGGGCGTGGTGCCACCGCTCGTCGATGGGCGGGATCCTGTCAGGCGGCCCGTGGCGATTGTCGGCGGCGGGCCGGTCGGCATGACGCTGGCGCTCGCGCTGGCTCGCCAGGGCGTGCGCTCGGTGCTGATCGAAGCCGACGACGGCGTCTGCACCGGCAGCCGCGCGATCTGCATCTCGCGGCGCAGTCTGGAAATCTTCAAGCGACTCGGCGTCGTGCATGGCTTCCTGCAAAAAGGCTTGCCGTGGACAGGCGGCCGCAGCTTCTACCGCGATAGCGAAGTGTTCCGCTTCGCCATGCATCAGGACGACGAGCAATCGCTGCCGCCGATGATCAACATCGCGCAATATCAGATCGAACAGTTGCTGCTCGACGAAGTGGAACGGCATGCCGACCTGATCGAGATCCGCTGGCAGACGCGCGTGACCGGCATTGAACAACATACGGCCGAAGGCGGCCGCGCAAACCTCGACAGCGCGGACAGCATAGCCAGCGCAACGCTCGCACTGCGCACCGGCGACACCGCATGGCAAATGCACGCCGACTGGGTGGTCGCCTGCGACGGCGGCCGCAGCACGATTCGCGAGGCGCTCGGTCTCAAGCTCACCGGCACCACGTACGAAGGCCGCTACGTGATCGTGGATATCGAACTGGACAGCGCGCGCGCCACCGAGCGCCTCGCCTATTTCGATCCGCCGTCCAATCCCGGCTCGACGGTGCTGGTGCACAAGCAGCCCGACAACGTCTGGCGCATCGACTACCAGCTTCGCGACGACGAAGACCCTGAGGCCGCCGTGCAGCCCGAGAACGTCATGCCACGCGTGCAGAGCGTGCTCGACTCGATGGGCGAAACCGGCGCATGGTCGCCGATCTGGATCACCGTCTATAAGGCCAACGCATTGACGCTCGAACGCTACCGGCACGGCCCGGTGCTGTTCGCGGGCGACGCCGCGCATCTCGTGCCGATTTTCGGCGTGCGCGGCGCCAACTCCGGTATCGACGACGCGGACAACCTCGGCTGGAAACTGGCCTGCGTGGTGAACGGCGTGGCGTCGCCGCGTCTGCTCGACAGCTACAGCGACGAGCGCGTGTTCGCCGCGCGCGAGAACCTGAGCTACGGCATGAAGAGTACAGAGTTCATGGCACCGCCCTCGTTCGCCTTCGACCTGATGCGCCGGGCCGTCCTCAGTCTCGCTGAGCATCATGCGGCGGTGCGTCCGTTGATCAATCCGCGGCAGACGCATGCGATTGCCTACGCGCAGTCGCCGCTCAACGAAGCCGCGGGCGACGCGGCCGGCGCTTTCAAGCAAGGCCCGGCGCCCGGCACCGTGCTGCCGGAATGCCGGCTCCAACGTAGGGACAAGGACGTGGTCGTCGATATTCATCTGACGGATCTGCTCGGGCCTTGCTTCACCGCGCTGCGCTTCGGCGCGAACGGAAACGCGAACGCGAACGTGGACTCGACGCAGGACAGCGCGTGGCAGCAGTTGCAAAGCACGCTTGCCGACCACGGGATTCCGTTCAAAGCCGTCACGTTGGTGAAGAACGACACGCAAAACGCCACGAGCTCAAACGTAGTCGATCACACCGGCCGTCTGCACGACATGCTCGACGCCACGCCTGGCACGGTCTATCTGGTTCGTCCCGATGGCCATGTACTCGCCCGCTGGCGCGACGGCAGCGCCGCGGCCACGCAGCGCGCCATCAGCGCGGCGCTGACGCTCTAA
- a CDS encoding DUF445 domain-containing protein, whose protein sequence is MNKAIELKKAKRTPLLLLFAAACVFVVTAFMTPGIWVDGIKAIAEAAMVGALADWFAVAALFRRVPIPVVSAHTAIIPRNKHKIADNLAVFVQDKFLDVPSLVGLIQKHDPARSITAWLTQPENTARLGDYVVKLTSGILELTDDVRIQVFIKDALRDVLAKVDLSQSMGSILDTLTKDGRHQELLDAGIEQVVALLREPRAREFIAERIVDWVKSEYPTMEKILPSAWLSEKGAEAIANAVNRMLEQISENPTHELRQKFDDAAHKLIVKLKTDPAFLQKGEELKRYLVEGDALSSYVKDMWGELRAWLKRDLQSSDSALHARVVAMGQWVGRELAHDPALRQSLNDHLEEAARSMAPDFARFLTRHISDTVKNWDSHEMSRQIELNIGKDLQYIRINGTIVGGFIGLLLYASSQLLGLLRLHMG, encoded by the coding sequence ATGAACAAAGCAATCGAACTGAAGAAGGCCAAGCGCACCCCGCTCCTGCTGTTGTTCGCCGCCGCCTGCGTTTTCGTGGTGACCGCGTTCATGACGCCCGGCATCTGGGTGGACGGCATCAAGGCAATCGCCGAGGCCGCGATGGTGGGCGCGCTCGCCGACTGGTTCGCGGTGGCCGCCCTGTTTCGCCGCGTGCCGATCCCGGTCGTCTCCGCGCACACCGCGATCATCCCGAGGAACAAGCATAAGATCGCCGACAACCTCGCGGTGTTCGTGCAGGACAAGTTTCTGGATGTGCCTTCGCTGGTCGGTCTGATCCAGAAGCACGACCCGGCGCGCAGCATCACCGCGTGGCTGACGCAGCCGGAAAACACCGCGCGTTTGGGCGACTACGTCGTCAAACTCACCAGCGGCATTCTCGAATTGACCGACGACGTACGCATTCAGGTTTTCATCAAGGACGCGCTGCGCGACGTGCTGGCCAAGGTGGATCTGTCGCAATCGATGGGCTCGATTCTCGACACGCTAACCAAAGACGGCCGTCATCAGGAACTGCTCGACGCCGGCATCGAACAGGTCGTGGCGCTGCTGCGCGAACCGCGCGCGCGCGAGTTCATCGCCGAACGAATCGTCGATTGGGTAAAGAGCGAGTACCCGACGATGGAGAAGATTTTGCCTTCGGCATGGCTCAGCGAGAAAGGCGCCGAAGCCATCGCCAACGCGGTCAATCGCATGCTCGAACAGATCAGCGAGAACCCCACGCATGAGCTTCGCCAGAAGTTCGACGACGCCGCGCACAAGCTGATCGTCAAGCTCAAAACCGATCCCGCGTTCCTGCAAAAAGGCGAGGAACTGAAACGCTATCTGGTGGAAGGCGACGCGCTCAGTTCGTATGTGAAAGACATGTGGGGCGAATTGCGCGCGTGGCTCAAGCGCGATCTGCAAAGCAGCGACTCCGCCCTGCACGCGCGCGTGGTGGCGATGGGCCAATGGGTCGGCCGCGAGCTCGCGCACGACCCGGCGTTGCGCCAGTCGCTGAACGATCACCTCGAAGAAGCCGCGCGCTCTATGGCGCCGGACTTCGCGCGGTTCCTGACGCGCCACATCAGCGACACCGTCAAGAACTGGGACTCGCATGAGATGTCACGGCAGATCGAACTGAACATTGGTAAGGATCTGCAATACATCCGCATCAACGGGACGATTGTGGGCGGCTTTATCGGCCTGCTGCTGTATGCGAGCTCGCAATTGCTGGGCTTGCTGCGTCTGCACATGGGATGA
- a CDS encoding aromatic amino acid transaminase, with protein sequence MFDHIPAYPGDPILSLNEDFQLDPRSNKVNLSIGIYFDDAGKLPMIDAVRRAETALLDSIGPRSYLPMAGLPLYRDTAQALVFGADSEARKAGRIATLQTIGGSGALKVGADFLKRYFPGSQIWISDPSWENHRVVFEGAGLTVNTYPYYDEHTGGLRFADMIETIGRLPEQSVVLLHACCHNPTGVDLSPAQWAELVPVLQRRKLIAFVDMAYQGFGAGLEEDAACVRLLADAGIPLIAANSFSKNFSLYGERVGALSVVCKSAEEAGRVLGQLMSTVRANYSNPPTHGARLVANVLADASLRASWEAELATMRERILAMRGTIHAGLAGRVDEVMRARYVAQRGMFTYTGLSESQVERLRSEYAVYVLRSGRMCVAGLNERNAEYVASSIAAVVSGA encoded by the coding sequence ATGTTCGACCACATTCCCGCTTATCCAGGCGACCCGATTCTGAGCCTGAACGAAGACTTTCAACTCGACCCGCGGTCGAACAAGGTCAATCTGAGCATCGGCATCTATTTCGACGACGCCGGCAAGCTGCCGATGATAGACGCGGTGCGCCGCGCCGAAACCGCGTTGCTCGATTCGATCGGCCCGCGCTCCTATCTGCCGATGGCCGGCCTGCCGCTCTATCGCGATACGGCGCAAGCACTCGTATTCGGCGCGGACAGCGAGGCGCGCAAGGCGGGGCGGATCGCGACGCTGCAAACCATCGGCGGATCGGGCGCGCTCAAAGTGGGCGCCGATTTCCTGAAGCGTTATTTCCCCGGCTCGCAGATCTGGATCAGCGACCCGAGCTGGGAAAACCATCGCGTCGTGTTCGAAGGCGCGGGGCTGACGGTCAACACCTATCCGTATTACGACGAACACACCGGCGGCTTGCGTTTCGCCGACATGATCGAGACGATCGGCCGCTTGCCGGAACAAAGCGTCGTGCTGCTGCACGCGTGCTGCCACAATCCGACCGGCGTGGATCTGAGCCCGGCGCAATGGGCCGAACTGGTGCCGGTATTGCAGCGCCGCAAGTTGATCGCCTTCGTCGATATGGCTTATCAGGGTTTCGGAGCCGGTCTTGAAGAGGACGCCGCTTGCGTGCGTCTGCTGGCCGACGCGGGCATTCCGTTGATCGCCGCGAATTCGTTCTCGAAGAATTTCTCGCTGTACGGCGAGCGTGTCGGTGCGTTGAGCGTGGTCTGCAAGAGCGCGGAAGAGGCCGGCCGCGTGCTCGGCCAATTGATGTCGACGGTGCGCGCGAACTACAGCAATCCGCCGACGCACGGCGCGCGGCTCGTCGCCAACGTGCTCGCGGATGCCTCGTTGCGCGCTTCGTGGGAAGCGGAACTCGCCACCATGCGCGAGCGGATTCTCGCCATGCGCGGCACGATTCACGCCGGACTCGCGGGCCGTGTGGATGAAGTGATGCGCGCGCGCTACGTCGCACAGCGCGGCATGTTCACCTATACGGGCTTGAGCGAAAGCCAGGTGGAGCGACTGCGCAGCGAATACGCGGTGTATGTGCTGCGCTCCGGGCGTATGTGCGTGGCCGGTCTGAACGAACGCAACGCGGAGTATGTGGCGTCGTCGATCGCGGCCGTGGTGTCGGGCGCGTAA
- a CDS encoding 2-dehydropantoate 2-reductase yields MKVAIYGAGAIGGWMGVKLAQAGHDVSVVARGETLNALREHGLRLIEGGVTHAVKVNASEKPADLGVQDLVVVAVKGPAMASVAARIAPLLGARTIVLTAMNGVPWWFCDGLGADFAGKRLKSIDPDGAIAAAIPSAQTVGCVVHASCLVEAPGVIRHHQGNGLIIGEASGQPSERVAALTATLAAAGFNASMSAQIQRDVWYKLWGNMTMNPISAITGATTDRILSDELARNFVTSIMLEAKEIGARFGIPIDQEPADRHEVTLKLGAMKTSMLQDVQAGKAVELDALVAAVRELGQLTGVATPYTDALLGLARLHASTLGLYPKQ; encoded by the coding sequence ATGAAAGTAGCTATCTACGGTGCGGGCGCGATCGGCGGCTGGATGGGCGTGAAGCTCGCGCAGGCCGGCCATGACGTGAGCGTGGTGGCGCGCGGCGAGACGCTGAATGCGCTGCGCGAGCACGGCCTGCGTTTGATCGAAGGCGGCGTCACGCATGCCGTCAAGGTGAACGCGAGCGAGAAGCCCGCGGATCTCGGCGTGCAGGATCTCGTCGTGGTCGCCGTCAAGGGCCCGGCGATGGCGTCGGTGGCCGCGCGGATCGCGCCGCTGCTTGGCGCGCGGACCATCGTATTAACCGCGATGAACGGCGTGCCCTGGTGGTTCTGCGACGGACTCGGCGCGGACTTCGCCGGCAAGCGGCTGAAGTCAATCGATCCCGATGGCGCGATTGCCGCCGCGATTCCGAGCGCGCAAACGGTGGGCTGCGTGGTGCACGCCAGCTGTCTCGTCGAAGCGCCGGGCGTCATCCGGCATCATCAGGGTAACGGGCTGATTATCGGCGAGGCGTCGGGACAGCCGAGCGAGCGCGTCGCGGCGCTCACGGCCACGCTCGCGGCGGCCGGCTTCAATGCGTCGATGTCGGCGCAGATTCAGCGCGACGTCTGGTACAAGCTGTGGGGCAACATGACGATGAATCCGATCAGCGCCATCACCGGCGCGACCACCGACCGGATTCTCAGCGACGAGCTGGCCCGCAACTTCGTCACGAGCATCATGCTGGAGGCCAAGGAAATCGGCGCACGCTTCGGCATTCCTATCGACCAGGAGCCGGCGGATCGCCACGAGGTCACGCTGAAACTCGGCGCGATGAAAACCTCGATGCTGCAGGACGTGCAGGCGGGTAAAGCGGTCGAACTCGACGCGCTGGTGGCCGCGGTGCGCGAACTGGGACAACTGACAGGCGTCGCTACGCCGTATACCGATGCGTTGCTCGGTCTCGCGCGCCTGCATGCGAGCACGCTGGGTTTGTATCCGAAGCAGTAA